The following proteins are encoded in a genomic region of Arachis ipaensis cultivar K30076 chromosome B02, Araip1.1, whole genome shotgun sequence:
- the LOC107624753 gene encoding transcription factor bHLH30: MEITQQHNTTTKHKAAAAASSSSTTSPYYYSKIGFAASSERSSGVGGGYASSSSLVLDRVKGELVEAPVKLERKGVFPERTIEALKNHSEAERRRRARINAHLDTLRTVIPAANKMDKASLLAEVIRHLKELKTKAAQACQGLMIPKDNDELRVEEQEGGLNGFPYSIRASLCCEYKPGLLSDIRQALDALHLMIISAEIATLGGRMKNVFVIISCEEQSFEDAEYRQFLAGSVHQALRSVLDRFSVSQDILESRKRRRISIFSSSSLEDFL, from the exons ATGGAAATTACACAACAACACAACACCACTACCAAACATAaagctgctgctgctgcttcttcttcttcaacaacttCACCTTATTATTATTCCAAGATTG GTTTTGCTGCTTCATCAGAGAGGAGTAGTGGTGTTGGAGGTGGGTATGCTTCATCTTCTTCACTGGTTTTGGATAGGGTGAAGGGTGAGTTGGTTGAGGCACCTGTGAAATTAGAGCGCAAGGGTGTGTTCCCTGAGAGAACCATTGAAGCTTTGAAGAACCACAGTGAAGCTGAGAGGAGGAGAAGAGCTAGAATCAATGCTCACCTTGATACACTCAGAACTGTCATCCCTGCTGCTAACAAG ATGGACAAAGCATCATTACTGGCTGAGGTTATTAGACATCTGAAGGAGCTGAAAACGAAAGCAGCACAAGCATGTCAAGGCCTAATGATACCAAAGGACAATGATGAATTAAGAGTTGAAGAACAAGAAGGTGGATTGAATGGCTTCCCTTATTCAATAAGAGCATCTCTATGCTGCGAATACAAACCCGGCTTGTTATCTGATATAAGACAAGCACTTGATGCACTTCATCTTATGATAATAAGCGCAGAGATCGCGACGTTAGGAGGCAGGATGAAGAATGTATTTGTGATAATCAGCTGTGAAGAACAGAGCTTTGAAGATGCTGAGTATAGGCAGTTCCTGGCCGGATCGGTTCACCAAGCTCTTAGGTCTGTTCTTGATAGATTTTCTGTTTCACAGGACATCTTAGAGTCTAGAAAGAGGAGGAGAATTTCTATATTCagttcatcatccttggaagatttTTTGTAA
- the LOC107626728 gene encoding uncharacterized protein LOC107626728 — MSFSSLSSSHKKFLLSLYSDIEPKSFKDANQHSNWRSAMKDELDALELNKTWRLIDCPAGVKPVGCKWVYHIKRKLDGSVDRYKARLMAKEFTQTEGVDFLKTFSPVVKSATIRLVLPLASMKHWPIHQLDVNNAFLHGIFLRTFI; from the coding sequence atgtctttttcttctctttcatcttcacATAAAAAGTTTCTTTTATCTCTATATTCTGACATTGAGCCAAAGTCTTTTAAGGACGCCAATCAACACTCTAATTGGCGTAGTGCTATGAAAGATGAGTTGGATGCTCTTGAGCTGAACAAAACTTGGCGTCTTATTGATTGCCCTGCAGGGGTTAAGCCAGTTGGCTGTAAATGGGTTTATCACATCAAACGTAAGCTTGATGGTTCAGTTGATCGATATAAAGCACGCCTTATGGCTAAAGAGTTCACTCAAACTGAAGGTGTTGATTTCTTGAAAACTTTCTCCCCTGTTGTCAAGTCCGCCACCATCAGATTAGTTTTGCCATTGGCCTCTATGAAACATTGGCCCATACATCAGTTGGATGTCAATAATGCTTTCTTACATGGGATCTTTCTGAGGACGTTTATATGA
- the LOC107624754 gene encoding uncharacterized protein At1g03900, which translates to MESEGKEPHIQNSGGEGEDTEPVELVLFQVSECYVYIIPPRKTASSYRADEWDVNKWAWEGILKVVSKGEECIIRLEDKKTGELYARAFLRKGEPHPVEPVIDSSRYFVLRIEENIDGRLRHAFIGIGFRERTEAYDFQAALHDHMKYLNKKQTAEEMEQHYQQSSSVDYSLKEGETIVLQLKNSKSGRSVKSKFFEQSQSNFSEEKGGKPESTLSIKLPPPPPPGPLSPAATIQKSPTNLPPKLNLEKTSEVEAFKTEDTHQNSAEDQSTQDIPDDDFGDFQAAG; encoded by the exons ATGGAGAGTGAAGGGAAGGAACCCCACATTCAGAATAGTGGTGGGGAAGGCGAAGATACAGAGCCCGTTGAGCTCGTTCTGTTTCAAGTCTCTGAGTGCTACGTCTACATA ATACCTCCAAGAAAGACAGCATCTTCTTACAG GGCTGATGAATGGGATGTCAATAAATGGGCTTGGGAAGGGATATTGAAGGTTGTAAGCAAAGGAGAAGAATGCATCATTAGACTTGAAGATAAGAAAACAG GTGAATTATATGCTCGAGCATTTTTAAGAAAAGGAGAGCCGCATCCTGTGGAACCAGTTATTGACAGCAGCAG ATATTTTGTTCTTCGCATAGAAGAGAATATAG ATGGACGACTCCGGCATGCTTTTATTGGCATAGGATTCCGAGAAAGAACAGAAGCTTATGATTTCCAAGCTGCCTTGCATGATCATATGAA ATATCTGAACAAAAAGCAAACTGCAGAAGAGATGGAACAGCATTATCAGCAAAGTTCCTCAGTTGATTATAGTTTGAAAGAAGGCGAGACTATTGTACTCCAATTAAAGAATAGT AAAAGTGGGCGCAGTGTGAAGTCCAAGTTTTTCGAGCAGAGTCAGAGCAACTTCTCAGAAGAAAAGGGTGGAAAACCAGAATCTACTCTTAGCATTAAGTTACCACCACCGCCTCCTCCGGGTCCACTTTCGCCTGCGGCAACCATACAAAAGTCACCGACAAACTTACCTCCAAAACTCAACCTTGAGAAAACTTCTGAAGTTGAGGCCTTTAAAACAGAAGACACACATCAGAATTCTGCTGAAGACCAAAGCACACAGGATATACCGGATGATGATTTTGGCGATTTTCAAGCAGCTGGTTAA